The genomic segment tgatattaacgtgcaatagattcgttcaactgacaatatggctgatttattcaccaagtctcctccaattacaattttcaagaaaatggtgcacaagatcgggatgcaaaagttcaaggatgttctcattacgGGGAGAAaatacgcattgtactcttttttcctttcaaggttttTGCCCACCGggtttttcttataatttttttaatgaggcagcctatatggtattattagagatgtgtactcttttttcttcactggATTTTTTTCCACTGGTTTTTTTCTAGTAAGTTTTTAACGAGGcttattatctatcaattagacattcaaggggaagtgttataaatgtatttacattatagtgaatgtctatagATAAAATCTATCAAAATCTAATATGATCTAtcaatatatttgtattttagtcataaattatgaataatttctcctataaatagaatgactcccttcattgtaaatcatcccaaGAATCCAAGAGATCCCTCaagaaaataacaattactctccttattctctctactcttcttttttattctttattgtttcatAACAAACATAAAATTATACCACCATCGAGAATGGGATAGATAGGGTATAAAGTGGCATCTTACTTGAGTGCCCTGGATTTTTCTCAAGATGCCAACTAAATCTAAACATAGTACCGTAGACAATAAGCCATTCTAGCTACTAAGGCCTATAATCTTTTTGTTTGCCACTTGAAAGCCAAAATGGATTGCTTTCTACGCCATTTGGAGTAGTTACTTTGTATTCACAAGGAAGACGTGTTAATAGTTtgaagaatgataaaaaaaactGGTGTAAATTAGATGGGTTTTATAGAATAACAAGATGTTATCAATCATAAGACATCCTTCAATTAAAAGAACTTACATAGTACCTTTATTATAGTTTATTTCTTAAGTTTTCTAGTTCAGCTAGTTTACTACTCCCACTTTTTTCTTGATGATGTTTGATAAATGGGGCGCCTCTCTATGATTCTAAAGTTTTTGCTTAGATTTCTCTGTGACATGacataatttcaaataaataattaaaatttcaaatctaAAGCAAGGCTCTAATCATGCTTTAGATAAGTAATtcctttcttccttttttgtTTAAACATTTCTTTTCCCATTTCAGAATATAactcaaaaagaaattaaaaactaCGTaataagttataattttttttttttaaaaaaagaaagacagATACGAcatgaaaaagaaattaagaagagATATactttttaagaatatttttatgaGAAAGATAATATGTAACGATTGTAGGATTACTGAACtgtaaaaagtatatatatatatatatatatggaatatTAATGATCTAAATTATGGTTGTCGGCTTGCTTTAGTCAATTAAATCCTACCCATAATTTTAGCCTATGCCACCTATCCTCAATTCAAACAAGAACTTGATAACTTGAGAAAAATGAATATACGAGAAATAAAGAGGAGTCGAATCCATGTTAAATAGGATGTTGATGGTTGAATATAAATACTATGATATTACAAGTTTATTAGTATGACTAGAagtaactaaatttatttttctcaaacacGTTTTGTATACTTAAGTGCTATCACACTTAAATTCATGCATTAGTCACAATGTCCAAAGTGTCGGGACTTAGTatcatcaaattttaaattttgaatcgtCTTTAAATACATATTGTTGTTTATttactttgaatatttttttgtagGGAAGCAAACGAGGAATATGCAAAGAGTCTCCGAGTAATTGTAGATAGGATGTTTAAGTGCTTGTCACTTGGGCTTGGATTGGAAGCCCACGAAATGATGGAGGCAGCTGGTGGTGAAGACATAGTTTACTTGTTGAAGATCAATTATTACCCACCATGCCCACGACCCGATTTAGCCCTTGGTGTTGTGGCCCATACAGATATGTCCTGCATCACCCTTCTTGTCCCAAATGAAGTCCAAGGCCTCCAAGTGTTTAAGGATAGCCATTGGTATGATGTGAACTACATACCAAATGCCCTAATTGTCCATATCGGTGACCAAGTTGAGGTATATCTCCTACAACCTATTCACTTCTTATTGATCATTCTATCATTTTGGTGTACATTGAACTACTTGTTTCTAGAGTTAGTTTTTTCCCTACTCAAACTTAATTAGAGCGGCATGATCAACAATATTTTATATAGTCGACTTCAATTTTTCTTGGGATTGAGGCCTAGTATGATTGTTATAAACTACCCTAGTTATTATCATATATGTATCCGGTAAAATGCCCTAGTATAGAGGTGAAACCAAGAGTTTTCAATTTATAAGTTTATATTTGAGAGCAATGAGTTCAATTGGAAACTAATAATTGAGTTCTaaacatatttaatgaatttttaagACAAATGTACCATTTAAGCATCAGTTAAGTACGTCCGAACATGTATCCCTTCTTCTAGCTCTGCCCTCGCCCTAGAATTCTCTCTCTCCGTCTCTCTTTATGTTTCTATTTCTAAAAATTAGTAAATGGTTGAACAGATTCTTAGCAATGGTAAATACAAAAGTGTGTACCATCGGACAACAGTGAACAAGGACAAGACAAGAATGTCATGGCCTGTTTTCTTGGAGCCCCCATCAGAGCATGAAGTTGGGCCAATCCCTAAGCTGGTTAATGAGGCCAATCAACCCAAATTCAAGACCAAGAAGTATAAGGATTATGTCTACTGCAAGCTTAATAAACTTCCTCAGTGAAGAATTATGTACGCCAGTGATTATTAGCTAGTAATTTTATCTATACCATCGTTTTGTACTTGCCAAAACGTATCTTATGCCCTGAAGGAATTTATGCTTAATTTTAAGCTGTTTGAAACGTTGGCGTGAATACTTTATTTTAAATGAGCAGGCTGAATTTGGGCATGTTAAATGGATAGGTTGGACTGAATTTGAAATGTCAAAATGAGCCGGTTGTTTAGGTGGAAATAAGCAATAAACTACATAAATGATCCTTATAATTTGtagttttgtatttttgttcCCCATTAAAAGGGTTGtacaaaactattttttttatatagaacaATTACCTATTTCCTTCTctatatttcaaatatttctaaacaacTCTATAGTTAGTAGGCATTTGACCATGAAAACTACTaaatttttttggagttggaattggagttgaagttggagtcaGAGTTTTGTTTGGCCAAGtcttttgaaactttttttaagactttgaagaaacttttttaaatataatttacacCCCTAATTTTAAAAAACTATCAGAATCACCCAACTTAACCAATTATTCCTACAAGATACAACCAAGTATGAGAGGAGATGATAATGTTGTCTTTGCTGTTGGGTGTTGCATAAAGAGTTGCAAAAATAGACGTATTAAAGTTCCGTTATATCATGACGAGATTTTGAGGAAGAAGATAAAACTTGAAGTTGTCTTCAATTTTGAGGTCTTTTATCAATGGAAGTAGAAAGAAGTGACAATGTGGTAGTTAAGCGTTTAACTTCGATTGTTGGTTGAAATTGCTGGGAATAAAGAGGAATAATACTACTATACCTGTTAACAAAATATTATTCTGATAATATTAGCAGTACAAAAATACAacagtgtatatatatttattatacttgaGTTGTGCTAgacactgtcctaagaaactatttcagcagtgtgaaatgtttctccaggattaaacaagcactttcCCAAATATTTAGAGGATacaagaatcaacaaaattattaatacaagcCTCAAtagttaaattagaaaaaatataactgATAGAACTTTTTATATAACAATAAAAGGAAGGAAGGAAGGAAATGAGAAAATGGagtaagaaaattatatgaaaactttGGAAGATTGTATATGTTACTACAATATGCCAATAATGTGGCCTATTGATAGGCAAGGTATAAACTATTTCTTATCATAATATGAAAAGTATTACTACGCTTGTCATTTAACAATATAGAGAAGTGTCATTCCTTTCAAGTTTATACAAGTGTTATACCATGTGTCAAGAAAGAACTATACTCCTTTCAAGTTTATATAAGTGTTATACCATGTATCAAGAAAGAACCATACTCCTTTCAAGTTTATACAAGTGTTATAACACTTGTTTTTTATCAACAAGAGAAGGCAACTTTTGTTATGTTTCAAACACATATGTAGCCAAGATATGGCTTCttatttgatatttgtttttcacCACTCTTTTCCAAACatacaataattattttgaaataaaccaCTAATTTTTCTACAAAAATTAATAGggtttttttgtaaaaataaaaaaaatggggtcatttgtaacaataaataaaattgaaactgaacttggaaaaaagtgaattcattttttcaaaaacaatttgaaattggatttggaattctcatggccaaacaaTCCAGTTTtcactaaaatgaaataaattttcgaaaaaaagtaaaaaaaatttatggccaaacaGGTACTACGTCTTggtttatgagatattctacaaatcTTATCTTAAAGGCACGACTTACCCCAAGGatttttaaacaacaaattaCGTACTTTGGACAAGAGTCAACAGTACCACATGTGTTTTTTACTTATAAAATGCtctataacttttgccttagaggcaggACTTAGTCCAAGgaacatcaaacaacaagttatgtcccatggacaagagttgacactaccacattgtgcaTTGATTTATGATAAGCTCtataactcttcccttagaggcaagacttcaACTAAGAGATTTCAAGCGATAGGTTGTGCCCCtttgggcaagagttgacattaccatattatgttttgatttatgagatgttctataactcctGCCTTAGAGGAAAAACTCAATCAAGGACGTTCAAACAACAAGGTACACCCTATTGTCAAGAGTCGACACtgtcatattgtgtcttgatttatgagatattttataaatcaaggactttaaAACAACAAGTTATTTCCCATCGGTaatagttgacactaccacattatgtcttgatttatgagatattctatacctcttgccttagaggcacgacatagtccaaggactttcaaacaacaagttacaccccaTGTGCAAaaattgacactaccacattgtgtcttaatttatgagatgttctataacttttgccttagaggcaatacttagcttacaagttacgccccatgggcaatagttgacactaccatattatgtcttgatttatgacatgttttataaatcaaggactttcaaacaacaagttttgctccatgggtaagagttgacactaccacattatatcttgattttatgagatgttctataactcttgaacaaagggggtcgacgCATTCCCCCAATTTGAATTGATAAACTAAAGGGGTTCGAGGCATTTGCCCAAGTTAatatgattgttatggcatagatataaacttgcaagtgtaagggtatggcgatacccatggtgtgccttaatggttagttcattggttaataaatgggttatgtgaaacttgtattaaattgggcttaatgggggttatccATGAAGGCGTGGGTCTTGGAAGACTTATACTAGAAACTCGTGTTTGCCAACATAACGTTTTGTCTTGATGACCTATGTACATGATTCACACTactgatatatttgtatcttggactTACATGGGGACAGAAAATTCCCTGGTCTTCTTTGATACCTCCGATTTGTGCGGCTTACACGCACTGgagcccttttagtagggggagctgaacctatatagcccgtgggtgcctattATGACTTTTGAGCTATACAGTCCAGGATAAAGTTTGCTTTATGCTAAGTATTATTccctgtatatatatatataggattttTTTCTTCCACGCATTTATCCTCTGCTTCCTTATGTCTAGTATTTAGacaaattttactttctttttatttagaATATAAAACTATTGATACGTCTTATGTCTTATGGTAGTGAAATCTATCAATAGTAAAATAGTCCTACTACtccaataaaaaaacaaaatcaaaataatgaaagtcAAATACTCTTCATTAAATTCTACATTACATACTCTTTTTCTACGAGATGCTGGGAATCCCTTGTACCACATAGTATGTAGATTTTGAAGAAGAgtataaataagaaaaaggagtttttataatttaatttttttgatcatAAATAATCGCCAACATGAATTTGGTTCTTTTTACGAACTTGATATCAATAGATCTGCGAATCTAGAAATTCATTTCGGCCAATTAAACCTTCTCGAACTGTTTCTTTTTAAGAACCAAAAAGATTTGTGCCAAAATAACAAATTTCAAGAAGAACAAAAGTCATTGGATACGTAATGGATCTTGAAGTATTATTTCTGCATCTCCCTGACCAAATCCGCCTAGCTCTATGGAACAATATGTTACTACTGAAACACGGAAgaattgaaatcttagatcaaAACACTATGTATGATGGTATGAACTGCCTAAATAAGAATTCTTGAACAGCAAACAACCAGTTCAGATATTCACGACTAATAAGTACTAAATTCTTTTTTGGATAGGCCCTGAAAGGAGAAGGAAGGATGGAGTGCCAACAGGCatctattatattaaatttactCGATAGTCTCCATTTTGGGAACGTCCAGTGCCAAATTCACTGAATGGGTAAGTCCCCAATCCCTGGACTATATAATGTACTTTATATACTGGGTTATGGGTGGGCATTTTACTAAAGGTTTCTAATCTACCCTTGTGTGATTCCTGCTAAAGCATATACTCGGGGGGTGGGTACAGGGAGGGCGATTTTAAAGCGAACTACCCATTCATTAGATAGAGAAGATCACCAAGATTTTGTGATCCGCTACCGAATTTATTCCAATTGAGAATGCTTATTCAATGAGCATTCTCAATATTATGCCTTgaagaggactcgaacctccacgCTCTTTAGCACGAGATTTTAAGTCTTGCGTGTCTACGATTTTACCACTAAGGCATCTTGAAAGTGAATCGTATTCCATGAATATGATACCTATCTAGTGTGATGTATGGAATATATGACAAAGGTGGATCTATTGATCGGTCATGTCATATAGGCCCGAGTTGGACATCCAATTGCTTTGATTTGAATTATCTAGAGAATGCAttgcctaatatatatcaaaaaatgGATAATCAAACCTATTTCTCGATTCACTCAAAAAGGTGAATAGGGTCCCAATAGAGATATATAAAAAGCAGGTCCGATTATGCGTATTCCTAATCCTAAATGGAATGTAACGATGTAGGGATCCATATGTAAACATAGTATCTATTTAGATAGGACTGAATAGCCCCTTTTATAATGAGAATGTATATAACCCTATTCTGGCCTGGTCCGATATGAATGAACTTATAATCATGGAATCAACTCGATCATCAGATTATAAGTTCATAACCCTATCCCATTCCTATTTTGGGCGGAACAGATCTACTAATTCTTTGATTCCAGTTAGTAAGAGGGATCTTGAACTAAGAAATAGACCCTAGAAGCTAAAAAAGGTTATCCTGAGCAATTGCAATAATCAGGTTCATTGATTTCCCTGGTATAGTAGATGCTATCATACTTACAATCATTCTC from the Capsicum annuum cultivar UCD-10X-F1 chromosome 9, UCD10Xv1.1, whole genome shotgun sequence genome contains:
- the LOC107843086 gene encoding flavonol synthase/flavanone 3-hydroxylase, coding for MKTVECNTATTMPMEVARVQSVASITNCMDTIPSEYIRSKNEQPAATTLHGVVLQVPVIDISDIDANEEKIVKAIAKASKEWGIFQVINHGIPDEVIGNLQKVGKEFFEQVPQEEKELIAKNPGSQSIEGYGTSLQKEVEGKKGWVDHLFHKIWPPSSINYRCWPKNPPSYREANEEYAKSLRVIVDRMFKCLSLGLGLEAHEMMEAAGGEDIVYLLKINYYPPCPRPDLALGVVAHTDMSCITLLVPNEVQGLQVFKDSHWYDVNYIPNALIVHIGDQVEILSNGKYKSVYHRTTVNKDKTRMSWPVFLEPPSEHEVGPIPKLVNEANQPKFKTKKYKDYVYCKLNKLPQ